The following are encoded in a window of uncultured Sphaerochaeta sp. genomic DNA:
- a CDS encoding type II toxin-antitoxin system HipA family toxin — MKPYTAVKTIIVKINFGNGTIPVGRLALRDRRIYFSYELSFLEQGLDISPFSLPLQVGVKTFDHSLFEGLPGVFNDSLPDGWGRLLLDRFVRSQGVFPSELSPLDRLAMIGSQGLGALVYEPEYDVPFDGGPVDLNLVASQAQEVLEGSSSEVVSRLLALNGSSSGARPKALIGVSENKERILHGKESFTAGYEPWLVKFPNTQDGIDAGAIEYVYALMAKQSGILMPEVHLFSAHEGPGYFAAKRFDRNGANRLHMHTASGLLHADFRFPSLDYQDLLNLTSMLTSDIREVEKMYRLAVFNVLAHNRDDHAKNFSFLMDAHGKWTLSPAYDLTFSSGPGGEQSTMVMGEGKYPDVEHLLRLGLNAKLSKQQISSIIDQTRTAISGWNTLARQYGVSNENISLISQKICQ, encoded by the coding sequence ATGAAACCTTACACAGCGGTGAAGACCATCATTGTGAAGATCAATTTTGGTAATGGAACCATTCCTGTTGGTCGTCTGGCATTGCGAGATCGTCGTATCTACTTCTCTTATGAACTGTCTTTCCTCGAACAAGGCCTTGATATCTCTCCATTCTCTCTTCCCTTGCAAGTAGGTGTGAAGACTTTCGACCATAGTTTGTTTGAAGGATTGCCTGGTGTATTCAATGACAGTCTTCCTGATGGGTGGGGTAGGCTTCTCCTAGATCGTTTCGTTCGCTCTCAAGGTGTCTTTCCATCAGAGCTTTCTCCCTTGGATCGATTGGCAATGATTGGATCACAAGGTCTTGGCGCATTGGTATATGAACCTGAGTATGATGTTCCTTTTGATGGTGGACCAGTTGACTTGAACCTTGTTGCATCACAGGCACAAGAAGTACTTGAGGGATCCTCCTCAGAGGTTGTAAGCCGTCTTCTTGCGTTGAATGGATCCTCCTCTGGCGCACGACCAAAGGCATTAATTGGTGTTTCTGAGAACAAAGAGCGAATTCTTCATGGAAAAGAATCATTTACCGCGGGGTATGAGCCTTGGTTGGTGAAATTTCCAAACACACAAGATGGTATCGATGCTGGTGCTATTGAGTATGTGTATGCCTTGATGGCAAAGCAGTCGGGCATACTAATGCCCGAAGTTCACTTGTTCTCAGCCCATGAAGGGCCGGGGTATTTTGCTGCCAAGCGGTTTGATCGAAATGGGGCTAATCGCTTGCATATGCATACTGCTAGTGGGTTGTTACATGCTGATTTTCGCTTTCCCTCACTTGATTACCAAGACTTGCTGAATCTTACATCCATGTTGACCAGTGATATCCGGGAGGTAGAGAAAATGTATCGTCTTGCGGTATTCAACGTCCTGGCACACAATCGCGATGACCACGCGAAAAACTTTAGCTTCCTCATGGATGCACACGGGAAGTGGACACTTTCTCCGGCCTATGACCTTACCTTCTCCTCCGGCCCAGGAGGGGAGCAAAGTACTATGGTCATGGGGGAAGGAAAGTATCCTGATGTAGAGCATCTTCTCAGGCTGGGCCTTAATGCCAAGCTTTCGAAGCAGCAGATTTCTTCAATCATCGACCAGACTCGTACTGCAATCTCAGGGTGGAATACGCTTGCAAGGCAATATGGCGTAAGCAATGAGAATATATCCTTGATTTCCCAGAAGATCTGTCAGTAA
- a CDS encoding DUF2779 domain-containing protein, protein MERERYLTKSRFKLATECPTKLFYTGKECYANQNLDDSFLLALADGGFQVGELAKCYFPGGHEIKTLDYEQALKETNELLQQDSVILYEAAIATGNLFIRADILVKEGKQIKLYEVKAKSFNPGGPHPFTNRDGTISAKWKPYLYDVAFQKYVLSRAFPHYKISAHLMMADKSAVCPTDGLNQKFRLVKDDTGRKGVTIADTLTHDDLTPPILCTVPVDAECERIYQTQHEVNNTSLQFSQYVELLAGFYKTDTKITSPIASKCSACEFHTTDDNEESNLRSGKKECWREVLGWSDEDFACQTVLDVWNFRRKDNLIEDGIIKMDDICECDIHPIPDTNPGISASERQWLQIQKYKTRDDSPWIDRENHKREMESWVFPLHFIDFETTMVAIPFNAGLHPYEGVAFQFSHHIVRYDGTVEHAGEYLNTERGVFPNYEFIRALKEQLEHDEGSVFRYSNHENTFLNLIYQQLTSDTGDIPDKEQLLSFIRSITHATGKSSEQWRGERDMVDLWEVVKRYYYDPATKGSNSIKQVLPAILNSSTLLQEKYSKPIYGMEGGIKSTNFKDWQWVKIKDGKVTDPYKLLPRMFQDVSEKDLEILSSDDELREGGAALTAYARMQFEEMSDYERSEIQKALLKYCELDTMAMVMIWEGLKDLCR, encoded by the coding sequence ATGGAGAGAGAAAGGTATCTGACAAAATCCCGATTCAAGCTGGCAACTGAATGCCCAACAAAGCTCTTCTATACAGGGAAAGAGTGCTATGCAAACCAGAACCTTGATGACAGCTTCCTGCTTGCCCTTGCAGATGGAGGATTCCAGGTTGGGGAGCTCGCAAAATGCTATTTCCCAGGTGGTCATGAGATCAAGACACTTGACTATGAGCAAGCGCTCAAGGAAACCAATGAGCTGCTACAGCAAGACAGTGTCATACTCTATGAAGCAGCCATTGCAACAGGAAACCTCTTTATACGTGCTGATATCTTGGTCAAAGAGGGCAAGCAAATCAAGCTCTATGAGGTGAAGGCTAAATCGTTCAATCCAGGGGGACCACACCCTTTTACCAACCGAGATGGAACGATCAGTGCAAAATGGAAGCCTTATCTCTATGATGTTGCCTTCCAGAAGTATGTGCTTTCCCGAGCTTTCCCTCACTATAAGATATCAGCACATCTTATGATGGCTGACAAATCTGCTGTTTGCCCAACCGATGGATTGAACCAGAAATTCCGGCTCGTCAAAGATGATACAGGCCGAAAGGGTGTCACCATAGCAGATACCCTTACCCACGATGACCTAACACCCCCGATTCTCTGCACCGTACCTGTGGACGCTGAATGCGAGAGAATCTATCAGACGCAACATGAGGTCAACAACACCTCCCTGCAGTTTTCCCAATATGTCGAGCTCTTGGCAGGTTTCTATAAAACCGACACGAAAATCACCTCTCCCATTGCATCTAAATGCTCTGCATGTGAGTTCCACACTACCGATGACAATGAAGAATCGAATCTCAGGAGCGGGAAGAAAGAGTGCTGGAGAGAGGTTCTTGGATGGAGCGATGAGGACTTTGCATGCCAGACGGTATTGGATGTCTGGAACTTCAGGAGAAAGGACAATCTGATCGAAGACGGTATCATCAAGATGGATGACATCTGTGAATGTGATATTCATCCAATACCCGATACAAACCCAGGAATCTCAGCAAGTGAACGACAATGGCTGCAGATTCAAAAGTACAAAACAAGAGACGATTCTCCTTGGATTGATCGAGAAAACCACAAAAGAGAAATGGAGAGCTGGGTTTTCCCCCTTCACTTCATCGACTTCGAGACTACCATGGTTGCTATCCCATTCAATGCAGGTCTCCACCCCTATGAAGGAGTTGCATTTCAATTTTCCCATCATATCGTTCGCTATGATGGTACTGTTGAACACGCTGGAGAGTATCTGAACACAGAGCGAGGGGTGTTCCCTAATTACGAATTCATACGGGCACTGAAAGAACAACTGGAACATGATGAGGGAAGTGTTTTTCGCTACTCCAATCACGAAAATACATTCCTCAATTTGATCTATCAGCAACTCACCTCTGATACAGGAGACATTCCTGACAAAGAACAACTCCTGAGCTTCATCAGATCCATTACCCATGCAACAGGCAAATCCTCTGAGCAGTGGAGAGGAGAAAGAGATATGGTTGATCTGTGGGAAGTTGTGAAACGTTACTATTATGATCCAGCTACAAAGGGGTCCAATTCCATCAAACAGGTACTCCCGGCAATACTGAATAGCTCGACCTTATTGCAAGAGAAATACTCAAAGCCAATCTATGGGATGGAAGGAGGAATCAAGAGTACTAATTTCAAGGATTGGCAATGGGTAAAGATTAAGGATGGAAAGGTAACTGACCCCTATAAGCTGCTACCAAGGATGTTCCAGGATGTCTCTGAGAAGGATCTCGAAATTTTGAGCAGTGATGATGAACTCAGGGAAGGGGGTGCAGCTCTCACTGCATATGCAAGAATGCAATTTGAGGAGATGTCAGACTATGAACGTAGCGAAATACAGAAGGCCCTTCTGAAGTATTGTGAATTGGATACGATGGCGATGGTCATGATCTGGGAAGGGCTGAAAGACCTCTGCCGCTAG
- a CDS encoding ATP-binding protein, which produces MNIQRTEYLEEIRAVTGKQIIKVLTGMRRVGKSTILKQIQDSILATGVPKEQIISINFELLEYESITHYKALYEFIQGKMINEDRYYIFLDEVQMVEGFEKVVNSLHAKNAAELFITGSNSSLLSGELATYLTGRFYSIEILPLSFKEMYDYIPATTREEKFITYIRTGGLPGVLQFPEESIRKNYLLDMYQSILLRDIVQRHGIRNVELLKRFMHYLLANTSQRFSAASISKYLKHEQRSVSRETIYQYLEYAKQAFLIHGVPRYDIKGKDVFKTNEKYFVNDLGIRGLFFDNEQDIAQSLENIVYLHLRKKGYEILIGEMTTKEIDFIAIRGTEKVYIQVAYLLAEPTTIEREFSPLEAIDDNYPKLVLSLDPVERSRNGILHQNIIDYLLS; this is translated from the coding sequence ATGAACATTCAAAGAACTGAGTATCTTGAAGAAATCCGGGCAGTAACCGGGAAACAGATAATCAAAGTGCTGACAGGAATGCGAAGAGTAGGGAAATCTACCATCCTCAAACAGATACAAGATAGTATACTTGCCACTGGTGTACCGAAGGAACAAATCATCAGTATTAATTTTGAGCTATTGGAGTATGAATCCATTACTCACTACAAAGCACTCTATGAGTTCATCCAAGGAAAGATGATCAATGAAGATCGCTACTATATATTTCTTGATGAAGTACAAATGGTGGAAGGGTTTGAGAAGGTTGTCAATTCACTGCATGCAAAAAATGCTGCTGAACTCTTCATCACTGGCTCGAATTCCAGTCTCCTCTCAGGAGAGTTGGCAACCTACCTTACCGGGCGTTTCTATTCGATTGAAATCCTTCCCCTCTCCTTCAAGGAAATGTATGACTATATCCCAGCCACTACGAGAGAAGAAAAGTTTATAACCTATATTCGTACAGGAGGACTGCCAGGAGTTCTCCAGTTTCCAGAAGAATCCATCAGGAAAAACTATCTTTTGGATATGTACCAATCAATTCTATTGCGGGATATTGTACAACGCCATGGAATTAGAAACGTTGAGTTGCTCAAACGTTTCATGCACTATCTCCTCGCGAATACCAGTCAGCGCTTCTCTGCTGCTTCAATTTCAAAATACCTGAAGCATGAACAGAGAAGTGTATCGAGAGAGACTATCTACCAGTATCTTGAGTATGCAAAACAAGCATTCCTCATCCATGGGGTCCCCCGTTATGACATCAAGGGAAAAGATGTCTTTAAAACCAATGAGAAATACTTCGTGAATGACCTGGGAATCAGGGGACTATTCTTTGACAATGAACAGGATATTGCACAGTCATTGGAGAATATTGTGTACCTGCATCTTCGAAAAAAAGGATATGAAATACTCATCGGGGAAATGACGACAAAGGAGATAGATTTTATTGCTATACGAGGAACCGAGAAAGTCTATATCCAAGTTGCTTATCTTCTTGCTGAGCCCACTACCATTGAAAGGGAGTTTTCGCCTTTGGAGGCAATTGATGATAATTATCCAAAACTGGTTCTTTCTTTGGATCCAGTTGAACGTTCTCGTAATGGCATTCTCCATCAAAATATCATAGATTATCTACTCTCATAG
- a CDS encoding macro domain-containing protein, with translation MPFFLVRNDITKMETDAIVNAANTALLMGGGVCGAIFKAAGVHEMTEACFPLSPIKTGEAVITPGFALPARFVIHTAGPVYHDGKSGESDLLQQCYHNSLLLAVEHHCSSIAFPLISSGIFGYPKREAIEVARSTIESFLTEHEITVFLVLFDKESLLAGTKLHTSIEHYIDEHYLRKHKEVRELLAIEAISLGNIEESQSILHEPNIEHALSNLDEPFSDSLRTLIQNKGKTEVEIYKKANIDRKLFSKIRTGGGYVPSKRTVIALAIALELTLDEADSLLEKAGYALSHSSIFDVIIEYFIVHKHYKILEINEVLFSYDQPLLGSQ, from the coding sequence ATGCCATTCTTTCTCGTACGTAATGATATAACCAAGATGGAAACTGATGCCATCGTCAATGCTGCCAATACTGCGTTGCTGATGGGCGGTGGAGTGTGTGGAGCAATCTTTAAAGCAGCAGGTGTACACGAGATGACGGAAGCGTGTTTCCCGCTCTCACCAATCAAGACCGGGGAGGCTGTCATCACCCCAGGGTTTGCTCTTCCTGCTCGATTTGTCATTCATACTGCGGGCCCCGTCTATCATGACGGGAAAAGCGGAGAGAGTGACCTGCTTCAGCAGTGCTACCATAACAGTCTCCTCCTGGCAGTAGAACACCACTGCTCATCAATTGCCTTTCCCCTTATCAGCAGCGGTATCTTTGGCTACCCGAAACGAGAAGCAATAGAGGTTGCAAGGTCTACCATTGAAAGCTTTCTTACAGAACATGAGATCACTGTTTTCCTGGTACTGTTTGACAAGGAATCTCTCCTTGCGGGGACAAAGCTTCATACCTCTATTGAACACTATATCGACGAGCATTACCTCAGGAAACACAAGGAAGTCCGTGAGCTGCTTGCCATCGAAGCGATAAGCCTCGGAAACATAGAAGAGAGCCAATCTATCCTCCATGAACCTAATATTGAGCACGCTCTCTCCAATCTCGATGAACCCTTCTCCGACTCCCTGAGAACCCTGATACAAAATAAAGGAAAAACAGAGGTTGAGATCTACAAGAAGGCGAACATCGACCGAAAACTCTTCTCAAAGATTCGAACAGGGGGTGGCTATGTACCCAGCAAACGTACGGTAATAGCCCTGGCAATAGCATTGGAGCTTACGCTTGATGAGGCTGACAGCCTTCTGGAAAAAGCGGGCTATGCACTTTCTCACAGTAGTATTTTCGATGTCATCATCGAATATTTCATTGTACATAAGCACTACAAGATCCTTGAGATCAACGAAGTACTCTTCTCCTACGACCAACCACTGCTTGGCTCACAGTAA
- a CDS encoding class I SAM-dependent methyltransferase, with amino-acid sequence MAEAWYISLFKNYAHQYDREIFTQGTKGECDFLEQEFQYNKNLNILDVGCGTGRHAIELTKRGYTITGIDLSQAQLKLAKEKVREAGLDIPFFQADARNLPFKNQFDIAIMLCEGGFPLMETDEENTKIMASVAGALKNEGIFIFTTLNGLFPLKHSLNEFYQSQGNGEQATYTSTQFDILSMRDHNTTSFTDDNQKEHSITSNERYYIPSEITSILKQLGFTAIEFFGAHLGAFSRKDLLSAEDFEMLVVAKKHCTDQLLVNRYTSLVKQQHIDDAYLIIITFLRSLQQKLVSKYPEAKVTDVYQGYLDMSYVAVITPQLQAHNLKLALVYVHADGCFQAWLSAKNRTIQRKYREYFRSKPIKSCMLVEQGPGVDAILQWDLLDAPNFNDQENMLLALMEITDSVLHEIHGSLNSKE; translated from the coding sequence ATGGCTGAAGCTTGGTACATCTCTCTCTTTAAAAACTACGCTCATCAGTATGACCGTGAAATCTTCACGCAAGGAACAAAAGGCGAATGCGACTTCCTTGAGCAGGAATTCCAGTATAACAAAAACCTCAATATTCTCGACGTGGGGTGTGGGACTGGTAGACATGCAATCGAATTAACCAAACGTGGCTACACCATCACCGGCATCGATCTCTCGCAAGCACAGCTGAAACTGGCTAAGGAGAAAGTACGAGAGGCTGGCCTAGACATACCATTCTTTCAAGCCGATGCAAGGAACCTCCCCTTCAAGAATCAGTTCGATATTGCCATCATGCTCTGTGAGGGCGGCTTTCCTCTCATGGAAACAGACGAAGAAAACACGAAAATCATGGCCAGTGTCGCAGGTGCTCTCAAGAATGAAGGTATCTTTATCTTTACTACGCTGAATGGGCTCTTTCCCTTGAAGCACTCACTCAACGAGTTCTATCAAAGCCAAGGGAATGGGGAACAAGCAACCTATACAAGTACACAGTTCGATATCCTAAGCATGCGTGACCACAATACCACCAGCTTCACTGATGACAACCAGAAGGAACACAGTATCACGAGCAATGAACGATACTACATTCCGAGTGAAATCACTTCCATCCTCAAGCAATTGGGGTTCACAGCCATTGAGTTCTTCGGTGCACACCTTGGTGCTTTCAGCCGGAAAGATCTGCTCAGTGCTGAGGATTTTGAGATGCTTGTTGTGGCAAAGAAGCATTGTACTGACCAGCTTTTGGTCAACCGTTACACGAGCTTGGTAAAACAACAACACATTGATGATGCCTATCTCATAATCATCACGTTCCTCCGCTCCCTCCAACAGAAACTAGTATCCAAATACCCAGAAGCAAAGGTAACCGATGTGTACCAAGGATATCTTGATATGAGTTATGTTGCTGTGATTACTCCTCAGCTACAAGCACACAATCTTAAACTTGCACTGGTTTATGTCCATGCAGATGGTTGCTTCCAAGCATGGCTGTCTGCAAAGAATAGAACAATTCAAAGGAAATACCGGGAGTATTTCCGCTCCAAGCCTATAAAGTCTTGTATGTTGGTTGAACAAGGACCTGGGGTCGATGCCATACTCCAATGGGATCTTCTTGATGCACCAAATTTTAATGACCAAGAGAACATGCTACTTGCATTGATGGAAATAACAGACTCAGTACTACATGAGATTCATGGTTCTCTGAATAGCAAGGAGTAG
- a CDS encoding HD domain-containing phosphohydrolase yields MTRHIVTTDDDPAIRKILRIMLKKAGYEVTTCENGNELLHMLANTPTPIDMMLLDIKMPGLTGFEILERIARRYPSIPVVMLTAFNDLDTGMKAIRLGAVDYLTKPIRQEELYTCINRVLEKSDEAQRQKEIDDENHSIRMKLEAELRRTKNTLQRSTIATLEAFSETIEQKDPYTKGHCNRVRTLSVALAKALNLDEETLQIIEGGALLHDIGKISIPEEILNKNGKLTGEEYSLIKTHPEAGVRIITHIPSFKQYIPIIRSHHERIDGRGYPDNMEGKDIPLDVKIVSLADAFDAMTSSRAYRSALPTELAVEELKINAGAQFDADLVDIFIEHELYLL; encoded by the coding sequence ATGACTAGACATATTGTAACAACTGATGACGATCCTGCTATCCGAAAGATTCTACGGATTATGCTGAAAAAAGCTGGGTATGAGGTAACTACCTGTGAGAACGGTAATGAATTGCTTCACATGCTTGCCAACACACCGACCCCAATAGACATGATGCTACTGGATATCAAGATGCCGGGACTCACTGGTTTTGAAATCCTTGAGCGAATTGCAAGAAGATACCCCTCCATCCCGGTTGTGATGCTCACAGCGTTCAATGATCTGGATACTGGTATGAAAGCCATCAGGCTGGGTGCAGTAGACTACCTCACCAAGCCGATCCGCCAGGAAGAGCTCTACACCTGTATTAACCGGGTATTGGAGAAATCGGATGAAGCACAGAGGCAGAAAGAAATCGATGACGAGAATCATTCCATCAGGATGAAGCTTGAGGCTGAGCTGAGACGAACGAAGAACACATTGCAGCGCTCAACAATTGCCACCCTTGAAGCCTTCAGTGAGACGATTGAACAGAAGGATCCTTATACGAAAGGCCATTGCAACAGGGTAAGGACACTCTCTGTCGCCTTGGCAAAGGCCTTGAACCTGGATGAGGAGACACTCCAGATCATTGAAGGAGGTGCTCTCTTGCATGACATTGGAAAGATCAGCATCCCTGAGGAAATACTGAACAAGAATGGGAAGCTCACAGGAGAAGAATACTCGCTCATCAAGACGCACCCTGAAGCCGGGGTACGTATTATTACCCACATCCCATCATTCAAGCAGTATATCCCGATCATCCGATCCCACCATGAGAGAATCGATGGCCGAGGCTATCCAGACAACATGGAGGGTAAGGATATCCCTCTGGATGTCAAGATTGTAAGCCTTGCTGATGCATTTGATGCCATGACCAGCAGTCGCGCATACCGCTCTGCCCTTCCCACTGAACTTGCAGTGGAAGAGCTCAAGATCAATGCAGGGGCCCAGTTTGATGCTGATCTGGTGGATATTTTCATCGAGCACGAGCTGTATTTATTATAA
- a CDS encoding GNAT family N-acetyltransferase — protein MIIDVSTIIPAVAFVLYVSFVIFGFLQYQKDRFYWSFQLYMIFVAIWSFGSLMMHLNSHILTPIFWNRIMLIGLLSVPYALCNFIVDILEIKNKTIRLFLKLSYLLLIPLMYLNFTGNIVSAAGFTSDNIFYYELAAGSMSAYSLSYAYLILTLVMLLVASKKRGLHNFQKNLLLPLVGVVIMLVGIFMNVFPDLGRYPIDIFAATINAVLLFYTIYKYKLINYSRLGLSIIYSTLLAIAASVIYYAIISFIKLFNNEFAPGNIFQLSFILGVATVLIIHPLRNIIAYWVDNVLIPKRHPYQTTIRNLSKRLTTIVNLHQLGKEVVENLRSGLKAEWVIFIARRLDDESRFFLVANNNCPTERAVGQDILFSFPANIEQKLSVCRQENFSSVISVNPDEERLSVSDFLPVSDVMIPLVFRHQIAGYILIGYGQSNVLISEIEREALEILASQSSLSLENALSFEKLRIQGDELTMSKNKLEAIFNGIASPVCLIDIDYTIQEVNTAAVSFVGQKRERLIGSKCYRALFGRSRPCPFCQGLECLHTGVMHETEAEERERIFSFQFHSVRSADKTKSVFIEILNDITEQKHMQEELVRTEKMAGIGTLATGIAHELNNPLAGIVGTAEIMLDELEESNPHYEYVNDILSYSKTASDVIKELSIYSRREEVKETQEVELIRVLEFSLRLAQRGIDSQNIEIKRNYHALPFIQANEGELQQLFLNLIVNAFQAMDGKGTLTLSCVEQDDFVQVKVADTGCGIAEKHMSQIFTPFFTTKAPGKGTGLGLANCYSIVDKMRGRIRVRSEVRKGSEFTAIFPLNEESKEVIKFSLVEDHHGMNDVFFIQRKVLVGEKGYIEESIHRKVDEKAMHILAFKGLQPVGTVSLMTSEHFWPLPISKYFDIEPVLKTKKCAEIIRLAVLPEMRNTSASIGLIILVFLLARAVGVEELIIDVFADDTKTKKLYKKFGFVEVGSYNSPSEVTVLVLQSKSTLEKDRSQLRHFVRPLFQRLRTMFDLGPYTQAVHQEMDRILSADSEEESEEQIG, from the coding sequence ATGATCATTGATGTTTCCACTATTATCCCAGCCGTGGCGTTCGTTCTGTACGTGTCCTTTGTTATCTTTGGGTTTCTCCAGTACCAGAAAGACCGCTTCTATTGGTCATTTCAACTCTATATGATTTTTGTGGCCATCTGGAGCTTCGGTTCCTTGATGATGCACCTCAACAGTCATATACTCACACCGATCTTCTGGAACCGCATTATGCTTATCGGTCTCCTGAGTGTCCCTTATGCACTGTGTAATTTTATTGTGGATATCCTGGAGATCAAGAACAAGACGATCAGGTTATTCCTCAAACTGAGTTATCTGCTGCTCATTCCTCTCATGTACCTCAACTTCACCGGAAACATCGTAAGTGCAGCTGGCTTCACAAGCGATAATATCTTTTATTATGAGTTGGCCGCCGGATCAATGAGTGCCTACTCTCTAAGCTATGCATATCTGATATTGACACTGGTCATGCTACTGGTTGCCAGCAAGAAACGGGGTCTCCATAACTTCCAGAAAAACCTCCTGCTCCCCTTGGTTGGTGTGGTGATTATGTTGGTGGGCATCTTCATGAACGTCTTCCCGGATCTTGGCCGCTACCCCATCGATATCTTTGCCGCAACCATCAATGCAGTCCTGCTTTTTTACACCATCTATAAGTATAAGTTGATCAACTACTCGCGCCTTGGCTTGTCCATTATTTACTCAACCCTGCTTGCCATAGCCGCTTCGGTCATCTATTACGCAATTATCAGTTTCATCAAGCTGTTCAACAATGAATTTGCCCCAGGGAATATCTTCCAGCTCTCTTTCATCCTTGGTGTTGCCACTGTCCTCATCATCCATCCGCTGCGAAACATCATAGCTTACTGGGTGGACAATGTGCTTATCCCAAAGCGACATCCCTACCAGACCACCATCAGAAATCTCAGTAAACGACTCACCACCATCGTTAATCTGCACCAACTGGGCAAGGAAGTGGTGGAAAACCTCCGCTCCGGGCTGAAAGCTGAGTGGGTCATCTTTATCGCACGTCGACTTGATGATGAGAGCCGCTTCTTCCTCGTTGCAAACAACAACTGCCCAACAGAGAGAGCTGTTGGACAGGATATTCTCTTCTCCTTCCCTGCAAACATTGAACAGAAACTCAGCGTTTGCAGACAGGAGAATTTCTCATCGGTCATCAGTGTGAACCCGGATGAGGAGCGCCTCTCTGTTAGTGATTTCCTGCCGGTCAGTGATGTCATGATCCCTCTGGTTTTCCGCCATCAGATTGCAGGCTATATTCTTATTGGGTACGGACAGTCGAATGTCCTGATCAGTGAGATAGAACGTGAAGCCTTGGAAATTCTTGCTTCCCAGAGTAGTCTCTCCCTGGAGAATGCACTCTCATTCGAGAAACTCAGGATCCAGGGCGATGAACTGACAATGAGCAAGAACAAGCTTGAGGCTATCTTCAATGGGATTGCCTCTCCTGTCTGTTTGATTGATATCGACTATACCATCCAGGAAGTGAACACCGCCGCAGTCAGCTTTGTCGGACAGAAGCGTGAACGCCTGATAGGGAGCAAGTGTTATCGTGCCTTGTTTGGGCGTAGTCGACCTTGCCCGTTCTGCCAGGGCCTGGAATGCTTGCACACCGGGGTGATGCATGAAACAGAGGCTGAGGAGCGGGAACGAATTTTCTCCTTCCAGTTCCACTCTGTCCGTTCAGCGGATAAAACCAAGAGTGTGTTCATTGAGATCCTCAATGACATCACCGAACAGAAACATATGCAGGAGGAGCTGGTCCGTACCGAGAAAATGGCCGGGATCGGTACACTGGCAACTGGAATTGCCCATGAGTTGAACAATCCACTTGCAGGGATCGTGGGAACCGCGGAGATTATGTTGGATGAATTGGAAGAGAGTAATCCCCACTATGAGTACGTGAATGATATTCTCAGTTACTCCAAGACTGCCAGTGATGTTATCAAGGAGCTCTCCATTTATAGTAGAAGGGAGGAAGTGAAAGAGACCCAGGAAGTGGAACTGATCAGGGTTCTGGAGTTCTCCCTCCGCCTTGCTCAACGCGGTATCGACTCTCAGAATATCGAGATAAAGCGCAACTACCACGCCCTTCCCTTTATTCAGGCAAATGAGGGGGAGTTGCAGCAGCTCTTCCTCAATCTTATCGTCAACGCTTTCCAGGCTATGGATGGCAAGGGAACCCTTACCCTCAGTTGCGTTGAACAGGATGATTTTGTACAGGTGAAGGTTGCTGATACGGGTTGTGGTATTGCTGAGAAGCATATGAGCCAGATTTTTACACCATTCTTCACCACAAAGGCTCCAGGAAAGGGTACAGGTCTGGGCCTTGCCAACTGTTACAGTATTGTGGACAAGATGCGTGGGAGAATCCGTGTTCGTAGTGAAGTGAGAAAGGGGTCTGAGTTCACTGCCATATTCCCTCTCAATGAGGAGAGCAAGGAAGTCATCAAATTCTCTCTGGTGGAAGACCACCATGGGATGAATGACGTTTTCTTCATCCAGCGGAAGGTACTGGTGGGTGAGAAGGGGTATATCGAGGAGTCAATCCACCGAAAAGTGGATGAGAAGGCGATGCATATTCTTGCGTTCAAGGGATTGCAACCTGTTGGAACGGTCTCCCTCATGACCAGCGAGCATTTCTGGCCGCTCCCTATTTCCAAGTATTTTGACATTGAACCAGTCCTGAAGACCAAGAAGTGTGCTGAAATCATCCGCCTTGCAGTACTTCCTGAGATGCGGAACACCTCTGCTTCCATCGGTCTGATCATCCTGGTTTTCCTGCTGGCTCGTGCAGTTGGCGTAGAGGAGCTGATCATCGACGTGTTTGCTGACGATACCAAGACCAAGAAGCTGTACAAGAAGTTTGGTTTTGTGGAGGTGGGATCCTATAATTCCCCCTCTGAGGTGACGGTATTGGTATTGCAGAGCAAATCCACCTTGGAGAAGGATAGATCGCAGCTCAGACACTTCGTCCGTCCCCTGTTCCAACGCCTGAGGACGATGTTCGACCTCGGACCATATACCCAGGCGGTACATCAGGAGATGGATAGGATTCTCAGTGCCGACTCAGAGGAAGAATCAGAAGAGCAGATTGGCTGA